The Juglans microcarpa x Juglans regia isolate MS1-56 chromosome 8S, Jm3101_v1.0, whole genome shotgun sequence genome has a window encoding:
- the LOC121244855 gene encoding LOW QUALITY PROTEIN: probable galacturonosyltransferase-like 1 (The sequence of the model RefSeq protein was modified relative to this genomic sequence to represent the inferred CDS: inserted 1 base in 1 codon): MLKQALKLAFLFLLLACLFSFDIADTATIVNSTTTTTLSQQFKEAPQFYNAPDCPSITNDNLDEDEDDSSSSGNDNIVCSDRAVHVAMTLDTQYIRGSMAAILSVLQHSSCPENIFFHFVASVSSNTSSLLRVTLSNSFPYLKFKVYIFDDSHVSGLISTSIRSALDCPLNYARSYLARLLPSCVRKVVYLDSDLILVDDIAKLAATPLGARSVLAAPEYCNANFTFYFTPTFWSNPSLSLTFANRKPCYFNTGVMVIDLDRWRDEDYTTRIEEWMELQKRMRIYELGSLPPFLLVFAGNIASVDHKWNQHGLGGDNFXGLCRDLHPGPVSLLHWSGKGKPWARLDANRPCPLDALWAPYDLLQTPFTLDS, from the exons ATGCTCAAACAAGCACTGAAGCTTgcttttctcttccttctccttGCTTGTCTATTTTCCTTCGACATAGCAGACACTGCCACCATTGTCAACAGTACTACTACAACTACTCTCTCACAGCAGTTCAAAGAAGCCCCGCAATTCTACAACGCTCCCGACTGTCCTTCCATAACCAACGACAACCTCGacgaagatgaagatgacaGCAGCAGCAGTGGCAACGATAACATCGTCTGCTCCGATAGAGCAGTACATGTAGCAATGACTCTGGACACGCAATACATCCGTGGCTCTATGGCTGCCATCCTCTCCGTACTCCAGCACTCCTCCTGCCCAGAAAACATCTTCTTCCATTTCGTCGCCTCCGTCTCCTCTAACACCAGCTCCCTTCTGCGCGTCACCCTCTCCAACTCATTCCCTTACCTCAAATTCAAAGTCTACATCTTCGACGACTCTCATGTCTCCGGCCTCATCTCCACCTCCATCCGCTCCGCCTTGGACTGTCCCCTCAACTACGCTCGCAGCTACTTGGCTAGACTCCTGCCATCATGTGTCCGTAAAGTTGTTTACCTTGACTCCGACCTGATTCTAGTGGACGACATTGCCAAACTCGCCGCCACGCCGTTGGGGGCCCGCTCGGTCCTTGCCGCCCCGGAGTACTGCAACGCCAATTTCACGTTCTATTTCACCCCGACGTTTTGGTCTAATCCTTCTTTGTCCCTGACTTTCGCCAACCGGAAACCGTGTTACTTCAACACCGGGGTGATGGTAATCGATCTTGACCGGTGGAGAGATGAAGATTACACGACAAGGATTGAGGAGTGGATGGAGCTGCAGAAGAGGATGAGAATCTACGAACTGGGATCTCTACCGCCATTTCTGCTTGTGTTTGCAGGAAACATAGCTTCGGTTGATCACAAATGGAACCAACACGGACTGGGCGGCGACAACT CGGGACTTTGCCGGGATCTGCACCCGGGTCCGGTTAGTCTTTTGCATTGGAGTGGGAAAGGTAAACCCTGGGCTCGTCTGGACGCAAACCGGCCATGCCCCTTGGATGCACTTTGGGCTCCCTACGATCTGTTGCAGACTCCATTTACGTTGGATTCTTAA